The following proteins are encoded in a genomic region of Armatimonadota bacterium:
- a CDS encoding PhzA/PhzB family protein: protein MPGHGESLVGRLEAARIDTIQFFINDSFVMEQLVYALTFTDGTQVAFLEGAEDFRQFEEWLERHFPGVYGNVWQWYNVNILPNLDNARTPETTVYTRARGVVPLEEIRAGT, encoded by the coding sequence GTGCCCGGGCACGGCGAGTCTCTTGTCGGTCGGCTAGAAGCCGCGAGGATAGACACCATACAGTTTTTCATCAACGACTCGTTCGTGATGGAGCAATTGGTGTACGCCCTGACCTTTACCGATGGGACGCAGGTGGCGTTTCTGGAAGGTGCCGAGGACTTCCGGCAGTTCGAAGAGTGGCTCGAACGGCACTTTCCAGGGGTCTACGGCAATGTCTGGCAATGGTACAACGTCAATATTCTGCCGAACCTCGACAATGCAAGGACTCCAGAGACGACCGTCTATACGCGGGCGCGTGGAGTGGTTCCACTTGAAGAGATACGCGCGGGCACCTGA
- a CDS encoding site-specific integrase yields MARNGSKRAGNSGSVFKRKDGRWVAQVLLGYDGTTGRPKYKTVYAKSQAEAVKELNKTMAAVTTGKTVPTERTTLGQFLDRWLDGTVRGHKEPKTVDYYVMMVDRHIKPALGRIDLRKLTAEQIQLFLNEKGKPRKVGDKTVTLSPASVAGIRRVFRAAMNQAWKWGLVAENVVVKTVPPKVKKSDPVYLHPDQALKLAEAAKGHPIENLLLVALGTGMRIGEATGLRWQDVDTVNPKQATLRVGVQLQRVEGKLVHKSVKSASSRRSLPLLGYALEGIEAEKFRQARLQAELGDSFQNPLGLVFLNSEGRPLDPKYVHNHLKALCRKAGIPEVSFHKLRHTAATHMVAEGVPLALVKDQLGHSSIALTTGTYAHMVPVAQRKAAEKLDAVFRKAQAEQ; encoded by the coding sequence ATGGCAAGGAACGGATCGAAGAGGGCGGGGAACAGCGGTTCCGTGTTCAAACGGAAGGACGGGCGATGGGTCGCCCAAGTGCTCCTCGGATACGACGGGACGACCGGCCGTCCAAAGTACAAGACCGTGTACGCCAAGTCGCAGGCCGAGGCGGTCAAGGAACTCAACAAGACCATGGCGGCCGTCACGACAGGGAAGACCGTCCCGACGGAGCGCACGACCTTGGGCCAGTTCCTCGACCGTTGGCTCGATGGAACGGTCCGTGGCCACAAGGAGCCCAAGACCGTGGACTACTACGTGATGATGGTCGATCGGCACATCAAGCCGGCGCTCGGCCGCATCGACTTGCGCAAGCTGACCGCCGAACAGATCCAACTTTTCCTCAACGAAAAGGGGAAGCCCCGTAAGGTCGGAGACAAGACCGTGACCCTCTCGCCTGCCTCCGTCGCGGGGATCCGCAGGGTGTTCCGCGCCGCGATGAACCAAGCCTGGAAGTGGGGCCTCGTCGCGGAGAACGTCGTCGTCAAGACCGTGCCTCCAAAGGTGAAGAAGAGCGATCCGGTCTACCTCCATCCGGATCAGGCCCTTAAGCTGGCCGAGGCCGCCAAAGGGCATCCGATCGAGAACCTTCTTCTGGTCGCGCTCGGAACCGGAATGCGGATTGGCGAGGCCACGGGTCTTCGGTGGCAGGACGTCGATACTGTCAATCCAAAACAAGCCACATTGCGTGTAGGGGTACAGCTCCAGCGTGTAGAAGGCAAGCTGGTTCACAAGTCCGTGAAGTCCGCCTCAAGCCGAAGGAGCCTCCCTTTGCTCGGCTATGCGCTCGAGGGAATCGAGGCAGAGAAGTTCAGGCAAGCAAGGCTACAGGCCGAACTGGGCGACTCGTTCCAGAACCCTCTCGGGCTCGTGTTCTTGAACTCCGAGGGCCGGCCGCTCGATCCCAAGTACGTTCATAACCACCTGAAGGCGCTGTGCCGCAAGGCGGGGATCCCTGAGGTCTCGTTCCACAAGCTCCGTCACACGGCGGCGACGCACATGGTCGCGGAGGGCGTGCCGCTCGCCCTCGTCAAGGACCAGCTCGGTCATTCATCGATCGCGCTGACGACCGGGACTTACGCGCACATGGTGCCTGTGGCGCAGCGCAAGGCGGCGGAGAAGCTCGACGCCGTGTTCAGGAAGGCGCAAGCGGAGCAGTGA
- a CDS encoding M56 family metallopeptidase: MPLRPGSFGIGTFDVGAWPRWLVMGWLFAVSLLAGTVVFKLLRHLAQVRRIAMTSTPNLDGELLTRYHLAAERVGAWTVPMLRKSVTALGPVIVGFRKQAVVMPEPLIAKLEDGDVELVIAHELHHYRVKDSAWACLPFSVLFLIPWNPLVWWAVRHHMVLTEQSCDEAVVSKKAEVRERYARLLLRIASKDGLPDPRGLVAYGTAASKREIETRIRALFAASAPSVGRFSNIVATVLSLSLLVPVKLVLTAPPRLGTDAPVRAYELTYSVRVLPVPVGFTSGYAAGFGPPGEVVVNFEKPRTIRRAARIDTSGNYQWLEGDSETPDSCGFFVSKAGTVCGMATYSYFGGAHGAAWLPGRTEVQKVPHPIGQGGWCRGTNDLGTFVGTSDVQRAWIKRPGQNPTNLKLPVYCDYSSEAHGVNSKGEAIAIGSPQGMFQFPQAERRSFLISPDETCHDIGFLARSDQTLAFGVNDSSSAVGSSGTINGRKPFCWTKATGILELPLPRAYPEGVARRINSAGWILGIAFDRRTGQSTTVLWTPDMAVHDLDQLIGPHSGVVGGLPVDPDWTDVRFGLGEDGSVAACITTAGRTVPAVLTLLASK; the protein is encoded by the coding sequence TTGCCTCTGCGACCGGGATCGTTCGGGATCGGAACGTTTGACGTGGGAGCGTGGCCGAGGTGGCTCGTCATGGGATGGCTCTTCGCCGTTTCGCTCTTGGCCGGAACGGTGGTCTTCAAATTGCTCCGACATCTGGCACAGGTCCGCCGGATCGCAATGACGTCCACGCCGAACCTCGACGGCGAACTGTTGACGAGGTATCACCTGGCGGCCGAGAGGGTCGGGGCCTGGACCGTGCCCATGTTGCGAAAGTCGGTGACCGCGCTTGGTCCAGTTATCGTAGGGTTCCGGAAACAAGCCGTCGTTATGCCTGAGCCTTTGATCGCGAAGCTGGAGGATGGCGACGTCGAACTCGTCATCGCGCACGAACTCCACCACTACCGGGTCAAGGACTCGGCATGGGCCTGCCTTCCATTCTCCGTCCTGTTCCTGATCCCTTGGAACCCGTTGGTCTGGTGGGCCGTGAGGCACCACATGGTCTTGACCGAACAGTCCTGCGACGAAGCCGTCGTGTCTAAGAAGGCAGAAGTACGCGAACGATATGCGCGGCTCCTACTGCGGATCGCCTCGAAGGACGGCCTTCCTGATCCGCGAGGACTCGTCGCTTATGGGACGGCCGCTTCCAAACGAGAGATCGAGACTCGAATCCGTGCACTGTTCGCAGCGTCCGCCCCGTCGGTCGGGCGCTTTTCTAACATCGTCGCGACGGTCTTGTCTCTATCCCTACTGGTACCGGTCAAATTGGTGCTGACCGCACCGCCGAGATTGGGGACCGATGCGCCCGTGCGGGCTTACGAACTTACGTATTCGGTCAGGGTGTTGCCAGTTCCCGTCGGCTTCACGTCAGGCTATGCGGCAGGGTTCGGACCGCCCGGCGAAGTAGTCGTGAACTTTGAGAAACCCCGGACGATCAGGCGCGCCGCTCGGATCGATACATCAGGGAACTACCAGTGGCTAGAAGGGGATTCCGAAACTCCCGATTCGTGCGGGTTCTTCGTTTCGAAGGCCGGCACGGTTTGCGGGATGGCGACCTACTCCTACTTTGGGGGCGCTCATGGGGCGGCCTGGCTACCGGGGCGTACCGAAGTCCAGAAAGTCCCTCATCCGATCGGGCAAGGCGGATGGTGCCGAGGGACGAACGACCTCGGCACGTTCGTCGGGACGTCCGATGTTCAGCGGGCGTGGATCAAGAGACCAGGGCAGAATCCGACCAACCTCAAACTGCCTGTTTACTGCGACTATTCGTCTGAAGCCCATGGAGTGAACTCCAAGGGCGAGGCCATCGCCATCGGCTCGCCTCAGGGAATGTTCCAGTTTCCACAGGCAGAGAGACGGTCGTTCCTGATCAGCCCTGATGAAACGTGCCACGACATTGGCTTTTTGGCGCGATCCGATCAGACCCTCGCTTTTGGGGTCAACGACAGTTCGAGCGCCGTGGGGTCGTCAGGCACGATCAATGGCCGTAAGCCGTTCTGTTGGACGAAGGCAACCGGCATACTTGAACTCCCGCTCCCAAGAGCATATCCCGAAGGAGTCGCCCGCCGGATCAATTCAGCGGGTTGGATTTTAGGGATCGCATTCGACAGGCGGACGGGTCAGAGCACTACGGTCCTGTGGACGCCGGACATGGCGGTCCACGACTTGGACCAACTGATAGGGCCCCACTCTGGCGTCGTGGGTGGTCTGCCAGTGGATCCGGACTGGACGGACGTACGTTTCGGGTTAGGAGAGGACGGAAGCGTCGCAGCCTGCATCACGACTGCAGGACGGACCGTTCCTGCCGTTCTCACGCTCCTCGCCTCCAAGTAA
- a CDS encoding formylglycine-generating enzyme family protein yields the protein MGTKVKDALTLFYGTRSKTFIPGGQTLVESEELGRASASPRTKSNRQTGLSVAVESFFMDTFPVTRREFLHVVLDCRLASQSAAHQIDMDFWAHFDREHKYDDQAPIVAVSFEEASWFAWIFGGRLPTLAEWNRAARGDANNSYPWGLQFDPTLCNFSDSPFSTGPDIIDHLTNVDEYPGGASQFGVMDCLGNCREWTMTPAVPIDFINASKIEDRRIAASLWTANISEVYVKNVGLNSHDRRIGSTVTAKRFNRHTPFLPSTFAGATARDFRNGFRVAYDASRLDEDSVNLMQQVWK from the coding sequence TTGGGGACGAAGGTGAAAGACGCACTAACACTGTTCTACGGAACAAGGTCAAAGACGTTCATTCCTGGGGGCCAGACTCTGGTCGAGAGTGAAGAGTTGGGTCGCGCTTCGGCATCGCCTAGGACGAAGAGCAATAGACAGACAGGGCTGAGTGTAGCCGTTGAGTCATTCTTTATGGACACCTTTCCGGTTACTCGCCGCGAGTTTCTTCATGTAGTTCTCGATTGTCGACTCGCCAGCCAATCTGCCGCTCACCAAATTGATATGGACTTTTGGGCTCACTTTGATCGCGAACACAAATATGATGACCAAGCACCCATAGTTGCGGTCTCATTCGAGGAAGCTTCTTGGTTTGCGTGGATCTTCGGAGGTCGCCTTCCGACATTGGCTGAGTGGAATCGGGCTGCGCGTGGAGACGCAAATAATAGCTATCCTTGGGGTCTACAGTTTGACCCGACATTGTGCAATTTTAGCGACTCGCCTTTTAGTACGGGCCCCGATATTATTGACCATTTGACTAACGTCGATGAATATCCTGGAGGTGCCTCGCAGTTTGGAGTTATGGACTGTCTTGGGAACTGCCGTGAGTGGACTATGACGCCAGCCGTACCCATTGACTTCATCAATGCATCAAAGATTGAAGATCGTCGGATAGCTGCAAGTTTGTGGACAGCCAACATTTCAGAGGTTTACGTCAAGAATGTGGGATTGAATAGTCATGACCGACGCATTGGCTCTACCGTAACCGCGAAGCGATTCAATCGGCATACACCGTTCTTACCATCCACTTTCGCCGGTGCCACTGCAAGAGATTTCAGGAACGGATTTCGAGTTGCTTACGACGCGAGCCGCTTAGACGAGGATTCCGTGAACTTGATGCAGCAAGTCTGGAAGTGA
- a CDS encoding BlaI/MecI/CopY family transcriptional regulator, whose translation MNVKIGARELELLRYIATNGPMSVGDVHAGYGVGLGYARGTVLQMMERLRRKGFLAREDVEKIFRYSVVSSPDDVEGSLVGSFVETHLGGSITPFLHYIEQTGSLSKEDVTELEALVRRLADKDP comes from the coding sequence ATCAACGTCAAGATCGGTGCTCGAGAGTTAGAACTCCTGCGGTACATCGCTACGAACGGACCCATGTCCGTCGGTGATGTTCACGCGGGGTACGGAGTCGGTCTCGGGTACGCGCGGGGAACCGTTCTGCAGATGATGGAGCGCCTTCGGAGGAAGGGGTTTCTGGCACGGGAGGACGTTGAAAAAATCTTTCGTTACTCGGTCGTGAGCTCCCCCGACGACGTCGAGGGAAGCCTGGTGGGCAGTTTTGTCGAGACGCACCTTGGAGGTTCCATCACACCGTTCCTCCATTACATCGAGCAGACCGGAAGCCTCTCCAAAGAGGATGTGACCGAACTCGAAGCCCTGGTTCGACGCCTTGCGGACAAGGATCCATGA
- a CDS encoding RHS repeat-associated core domain-containing protein, which translates to MTASAGSHSYDNDLLGRRTFRDWGSQTTAVKYTWDVLDRMTALQQKTKGATYRYRADGMRAQKVQGIHLQVRLDDQQQVSGYDDAWDSNKPTTRYFYDGQMPVSEIHMEPVGNSTSFEYTSYVPGPRGLESTTVGTISFTTTYPLYDCHGNNVANLKKGSSVDTWDSNLNERSYDAWGTVTGSSPAPYQRYCASLGHRQDDESASGSSSGDGLVYMRARYYEPATGRFVSEDPAFDGLNWYLYAGNDPTNCSDPTGTRRTVQIGPFTFNLDGSGSGNHGWDLEILDPQGNKIFHRWGDGLEKDGCMLKISERVVEAIRQVLSSGNQSKIAFLRGLMDKGGFGMWRALRNAFRDILGMVFLSYAYTSVDAYAQQEPEDFADTIRTIGSWGRR; encoded by the coding sequence ATGACCGCCTCGGCCGGTAGCCACTCGTACGACAACGACCTCCTCGGTCGGCGCACGTTCCGAGACTGGGGGAGCCAGACGACCGCCGTCAAGTACACTTGGGACGTCCTCGACCGCATGACCGCCCTGCAACAAAAGACCAAGGGAGCCACTTACCGCTACCGCGCCGACGGGATGCGGGCGCAGAAGGTGCAAGGGATCCACCTCCAGGTCAGGCTGGACGACCAACAACAGGTCTCTGGCTACGACGACGCATGGGACTCGAACAAGCCGACGACCAGGTACTTCTACGACGGCCAGATGCCCGTCTCCGAGATTCACATGGAGCCGGTCGGGAACTCTACGAGCTTCGAGTACACGTCCTACGTCCCGGGCCCCAGAGGACTCGAAAGCACGACGGTCGGGACGATTTCGTTCACCACGACCTATCCGCTCTACGACTGCCACGGCAACAACGTCGCGAACCTCAAGAAGGGCTCTTCTGTCGACACTTGGGACTCGAACCTGAACGAGCGCTCTTACGACGCCTGGGGGACCGTCACCGGCTCCAGCCCAGCGCCCTATCAGCGCTACTGCGCGAGCCTCGGTCACAGGCAGGACGACGAGTCTGCTTCGGGATCCAGTTCGGGCGACGGGCTGGTCTATATGCGGGCCAGGTACTACGAGCCTGCGACGGGCAGGTTCGTGAGTGAGGATCCTGCGTTCGACGGATTGAATTGGTACCTTTATGCTGGCAATGACCCAACAAACTGTAGCGACCCTACAGGAACAAGAAGGACAGTTCAAATCGGGCCCTTCACCTTCAATCTCGACGGTTCTGGCAGCGGCAACCACGGCTGGGACTTAGAGATTCTTGATCCGCAAGGTAACAAGATCTTTCATCGATGGGGGGATGGCTTGGAGAAGGACGGATGCATGCTGAAGATTTCTGAAAGAGTCGTCGAAGCAATTCGACAAGTATTATCTAGTGGGAATCAGTCGAAGATCGCCTTTCTAAGGGGACTCATGGATAAGGGTGGATTTGGTATGTGGCGAGCCCTTCGAAACGCGTTCAGAGATATCCTCGGCATGGTGTTCCTTTCCTACGCGTACACAAGCGTCGATGCCTACGCCCAGCAGGAACCCGAGGATTTCGCTGACACGATCCGTACAATCGGTTCTTGGGGACGAAGGTGA